Proteins from a genomic interval of Rattus norvegicus strain BN/NHsdMcwi chromosome 2, GRCr8, whole genome shotgun sequence:
- the Zfp457 gene encoding zinc finger protein 728-like, producing MEDMLSFCDVAMYFSAEEWECLGPDQWKLYRDVMLENYSNLVFLGLASSKPYLVTLLEQIKDSSDMKKQEAITVHPGAKGYMCKEYGKGFEHKNVYQNHQRTHLRVKSYKCEECGKSFHFPSLFSDHKRNHTGEKIYNSENCGKNFQYPSLLSQNKIVHTGEKPYKCEDCGKTFHYPSRLSDHKKIHTGEKPHKCVVCGKAFNYPSRLSNHKRIHTGEKPYNCEVCGKAFHDPSKLSRHKKTHTGEKPYKCEVCGKDFHYPSRLSKHKIIHTEENPYKCGICGKAFDYPSRLSNHKKIHTEEKPYKCEICGNAFCFSSSLRKHMIIHTGEKPYKCEVCGKAFGSPSRLSKHKKIHTEEKPYKCEVCGKAFHFPSLLSVHKRIHTGEKPYKCEICGRAFHCPSIFSVHKRIHTGEKPYKCEVCGQAFNISSKLSHHKRIHTREKPYKCEVCGKAFHYPSRLSKHKKVHAGGNPYSGEICSKGFSYPSRLSKHKKLNTEEKL from the exons ATGGAG gatatgTTGTCATTCTGTGATGTGGCTATGTActtttcagcagaggaatgggaaTGCTTGGGTCCTGATCAGTGGAAATTGTACCGGGATGTGATGTTGGAAAATTACAGCAACCTTGTGTTCTTGG GTCTTGCTTCCTCTAAGCCATACCTGGTCACATTACTGGAACAAATAAAAGACTCTTCAGATATGAAGAAACAAGAGGCCATCACTGTGCACCCAG GGGCAAAAGGCTATATGTGCAAAGAATATGGCAAAGGCTTTGAACACAAAAACGTGTATCAGAATCACCAGAGAACTCATTTAAGAGTAAAGTCCTACAAGTGTGAAGAATGTGGCAAGTCCTTCCATTTTCCATCATTATTTTCTGACCACAAAAGAAATCATACAGGAGAAAAAATCTACAATTCTGAAAATTGTGGCAAGAACTTCCAATATCCATCATTACTTTCTCAAAACAAGATAGttcatacaggagaaaaaccttacaaatgtgaAGACTGTGGCAAGACCTTCCATTATCCATCAAGACTTTCTGACCATAAGaaaattcatacaggagagaaaccacaCAAATGTGTAGTATGTGGCAAGGCCTTCAATTATCCATCAAGACTTTCCAACCAtaagagaattcatacaggagaaaaaccctacaaCTGTGAAGTTTGTGGCAAAGCTTTTCACGATCCATCAAAACTTTCCAGACATAAGAAAACTCACACGGGAGAAAAACCATACAAGTGTGAAGTATGTGGCAAGGACTTCCATTATCCATCAAGACTTTCTAAACACAAGATAATTCATACAGAAGAAAATCCCTACAAGTGTGGCATATGTGGCAAGGCCTTTGATTATCCATCAAGGCTTTCCAACCATAAGAAAATTCATACAGAAGAAAAACCATACAAGTGTGAAATATGTGGGAATGCCTTCTGTTTTTCATCATCACTTCGTAAACACATGATAattcacacaggagagaaaccctacaagtgTGAAGTATGTGGCAAGGCCTTTGGTTCTCCGTCAAGACTTTCCAAACATAAGAAAATTCATACAGAAGAGAAACCATACAAGTGTGAAGTATGTGGAAAGGCCTTCCACTTTCCATCATTACTCTCGGTACACAAGAGAATTCATACGGGAGAAAAACCCTACAAGTGTGAGATATGTGGCAGGGCCTTTCACTGTCCATCAATATTTTCTGTACACaagagaattcatactggagaaaaaccctacaaatgtgAAGTGTGTGGCCAGGCCTTCAATATTTCATCAAAACTTTCTCATCACAAGAGAATTCATACAagagaaaaaccctacaaatgtgAAGTTTGTGGCAAGGCCTTTCATTATCCATCAAGACTTTCCAAACATAAGAAAGTTCATGCAGGAGGGAATCCCTACAGTGGTGAAATATGTAGCAAGGGCTTCAGTTATCCATCAAGACTTTCCAAACATAAGAAACTTAATACAGAAGAGAAACTATAG